A genomic stretch from Prionailurus bengalensis isolate Pbe53 chromosome E2, Fcat_Pben_1.1_paternal_pri, whole genome shotgun sequence includes:
- the CNOT3 gene encoding CCR4-NOT transcription complex subunit 3 isoform X3 has protein sequence MADKRKLQGEIDRCLKKVSEGVEQFEDIWQKLHNAANANQKEKYEADLKKEIKKLQRLRDQIKTWVASNEIKDKRQLIDNRKLIETQMERFKVVERETKTKAYSKEGLGLAQKVDPAQKEKEEVGQWLTNTIDTLNMQVDQFESEVESLSVQTRKKKGDKDQKQDRIEGLKRHIEKHRYHVRMLETILRMLDNDSILVDAIRKIKDDVEYYVDSSQDPDFEENEFLYDDLDLEDIPQALVATSPPSHSHMEDEIFNQSSSTPTSTTSSSPIPPSPANCTTENSEDDKKRGRSTDSEVSQSPAKNGSKPVHSSQHPQSPAVPPSYPSGPPPAASALSTAPGNNGASTPAAPSSALGPKASPAPSHNSGTPAPYAQAVAPPAPSGSSTTQPRPPSVQPGGGGGGGGSSNSSGGAGTGKQNGATSYSSVVADSPAEVALGSSGGNNASSQALGPPSGPHNPPPSTTKEPSAAAPTGAGGVAPGSGNNTGGPSLLVPLPVNPPSSPTPSFSEAKAAGALLNGPPQFSTAPEIKAPEPLSSLKSMAERAAISSGIEDPVPTLHLTERDIILSSTSAPPASAQPPLQLSEVNIPLSLGVCPLGPVPLTKEQLYQQAMEEAAWHHMPHPSDSERIRQYLPRNPCPTPPYHHQMPPPHSDTVEFYQRLSTETLFFIFYYLEGTKAQYLAAKALKKQSWRFHTKYMMWFQRHEEPKTITDEFEQVL, from the exons ATGGCGGACAAGCGCAAACTCCAAG GTGAGATTGATCGCTGCCTCAAGAAGGTGTCCGAGGGCGTGGAGCAGTTCGAAGACATTTGGCAGAAG CTCCACAATGCAGCCAACGCGAACCAGAAAGAGAAGTATGAGGCTGACCTAAAGAAGGAGATTAAGAAGCTTCAA CGGCTGAGGGACCAGATCAAGACATGGGTAGCGTCCAACGAGATCAAGGACAAGAGGCAGCTCATAGACAACCGCAAGCTCATCGAGACG CAAATGGAACGGTTCAAAGTTGTGGAGCGAGAGACCAAGACCAAAGCCTACAGCAAGGAGGGCCTGGGCCTGGCACAGAAGGTGGACCCCgcccagaaggagaaagaggaggttgGCCAGTGGCTCACG AATACCATCGACACCCTAAACATGCAGGTGGACCAGTTTGAGAGTGAAGTGGAGTCCCTGTCGGTGCAGACCCGCAAAAAGAAGGGTGACAAGGAT CAGAAGCAGGACCGGATCGAGGGCCTGAAGCGGCACATCGAGAAACATCGCTACCACGTGCGCATGCTGGAGACCATCCTGCGCATGCTGGACAATGACTCCATCCTCGTGGATGCCATCCGCAAGATCAAGGACGACGTCGAGTACTATGTTGACTCGTCCCAGGACCCCGACTTCGAGGAGAACGAGTTTCTCTATGACGACCTGGACCTCGAGGACATTC cacAGGCGCTGGTCgccacctccccccccagccACAGTCACATGGAGGATGAGATCTTCAACCAGTCCAGCAGCACACCCACCTCCACCACCTCCAGCTCTCCCATCCCACCCAGCCCGGCCAACTGCACCACA GAAAACTCTGAGGATGACAAGAAGAGGGGGCGCTCCACGGACAGTGAAGTCAGCCAG tCTCCAGCCAAAAATGGCTCCAAGCCCGTCCACAGCAGCCAGCACCCTCAATCCCCAGCTGTGCCGCCCAGCTACCCGTCTGGCCCCCCGCCCGCCGCCTCCGCCCTGAGCACCGCCCCTGGCAACAACGGGGCCTCCACGCCAGCAGCGCCCTCAAGTGCCCTGGGTCCCAAGGCCAGCCCAGCTCCCAGCCACAATTCAGGCACCCCCGCCCCCTATGCCCAGGCTGTGGCCCCACCGGCCCCCAGTGGGTCCAGCACCACTCAGCCCCGGCCCCCCAGCGTCCAgcccggtgggggagggggcggcggaggcagcagcaacagcagcggAGGGGCAGGCACCGGCAAGCAGAACGGTGCCACCA gtTACAGCTCGGTGGTGGCAGACAGCCCGGCCGAGGTGGCTCTCGGCAGCAGTGGGGGCAACAATGCCAgcagccaggccctgggccccCCGTCTGGCCCCCACAACCCCCCTCCCAGTACCAC gAAGGAACCCAGTGCGGCAGCCCCAACAGGGGCTGGGGGTGTGGCCCCAGGCTCAGGGAACAACACAGGGGGTCCCAGCCTCCTGGTGCCGCTTCCTGTGAACCCCCCCAGTTCTCCGACACCCAGCTTCAGCGAGGCCAAGGCAGCTGGCGCCCTGCTCAACGGACCCCCACAGTTCAGCACCGCCCCGGAGATCAAG gctccTGAGCCTCTGAGCTCTCTCAAGTCCATGGCAGAGCGGGCAGCCATCAGCTCCGGCATCGAGGACCCTGTGCCAACACTGCACCTAACCGAGCGAG acATCATCTTGAGCAGCACGTCCGCGCCTCCAGCCTCAGCCCAACCACCCCTCCAGCTGTCGGAAGTGAACATCCCACTGTCACTGGGGGTGTGTCCACTGGGGCCCGTACCCCTCACCAAGGAGCAGCTGTACCAGCAGGCCATGGAGGAGGCCGCCTGGCATCACATGCCCCACCCCTCAGACTCCGAGCGTATCCG GCAGTACCTCCCTCGGAACCCCTGCCCGACGCCCCCCTACCACCACCAGATGCCACCCCCACATTCGGACACCGTGGAGTTCTACCAGCGCCTGTCCACCGAGACCCTCTTCTTCATCTTCTACTATCTGGAG GGCACGAAGGCACAGTACCTGGCAGCCAAGGCCCTGAAGAAGCAGTCCTGGCGATTCCACACCAAGTACATGATGTGGTTCCAGAGGCACGAGGAGCCCAAGACCATCACTGATGAGTTTGAGCAG GTTCTTTGA
- the CNOT3 gene encoding CCR4-NOT transcription complex subunit 3 isoform X2: MADKRKLQGEIDRCLKKVSEGVEQFEDIWQKLHNAANANQKEKYEADLKKEIKKLQRLRDQIKTWVASNEIKDKRQLIDNRKLIETQMERFKVVERETKTKAYSKEGLGLAQKVDPAQKEKEEVGQWLTNTIDTLNMQVDQFESEVESLSVQTRKKKGDKDKQDRIEGLKRHIEKHRYHVRMLETILRMLDNDSILVDAIRKIKDDVEYYVDSSQDPDFEENEFLYDDLDLEDIPQALVATSPPSHSHMEDEIFNQSSSTPTSTTSSSPIPPSPANCTTENSEDDKKRGRSTDSEVSQSPAKNGSKPVHSSQHPQSPAVPPSYPSGPPPAASALSTAPGNNGASTPAAPSSALGPKASPAPSHNSGTPAPYAQAVAPPAPSGSSTTQPRPPSVQPGGGGGGGGSSNSSGGAGTGKQNGATSYSSVVADSPAEVALGSSGGNNASSQALGPPSGPHNPPPSTTKEPSAAAPTGAGGVAPGSGNNTGGPSLLVPLPVNPPSSPTPSFSEAKAAGALLNGPPQFSTAPEIKAPEPLSSLKSMAERAAISSGIEDPVPTLHLTERDIILSSTSAPPASAQPPLQLSEVNIPLSLGVCPLGPVPLTKEQLYQQAMEEAAWHHMPHPSDSERIRQYLPRNPCPTPPYHHQMPPPHSDTVEFYQRLSTETLFFIFYYLEGTKAQYLAAKALKKQSWRFHTKYMMWFQRHEEPKTITDEFEQGTYIYFDYEKWGQRKKEGFTFEYRYLEDRDLQ, from the exons ATGGCGGACAAGCGCAAACTCCAAG GTGAGATTGATCGCTGCCTCAAGAAGGTGTCCGAGGGCGTGGAGCAGTTCGAAGACATTTGGCAGAAG CTCCACAATGCAGCCAACGCGAACCAGAAAGAGAAGTATGAGGCTGACCTAAAGAAGGAGATTAAGAAGCTTCAA CGGCTGAGGGACCAGATCAAGACATGGGTAGCGTCCAACGAGATCAAGGACAAGAGGCAGCTCATAGACAACCGCAAGCTCATCGAGACG CAAATGGAACGGTTCAAAGTTGTGGAGCGAGAGACCAAGACCAAAGCCTACAGCAAGGAGGGCCTGGGCCTGGCACAGAAGGTGGACCCCgcccagaaggagaaagaggaggttgGCCAGTGGCTCACG AATACCATCGACACCCTAAACATGCAGGTGGACCAGTTTGAGAGTGAAGTGGAGTCCCTGTCGGTGCAGACCCGCAAAAAGAAGGGTGACAAGGAT AAGCAGGACCGGATCGAGGGCCTGAAGCGGCACATCGAGAAACATCGCTACCACGTGCGCATGCTGGAGACCATCCTGCGCATGCTGGACAATGACTCCATCCTCGTGGATGCCATCCGCAAGATCAAGGACGACGTCGAGTACTATGTTGACTCGTCCCAGGACCCCGACTTCGAGGAGAACGAGTTTCTCTATGACGACCTGGACCTCGAGGACATTC cacAGGCGCTGGTCgccacctccccccccagccACAGTCACATGGAGGATGAGATCTTCAACCAGTCCAGCAGCACACCCACCTCCACCACCTCCAGCTCTCCCATCCCACCCAGCCCGGCCAACTGCACCACA GAAAACTCTGAGGATGACAAGAAGAGGGGGCGCTCCACGGACAGTGAAGTCAGCCAG tCTCCAGCCAAAAATGGCTCCAAGCCCGTCCACAGCAGCCAGCACCCTCAATCCCCAGCTGTGCCGCCCAGCTACCCGTCTGGCCCCCCGCCCGCCGCCTCCGCCCTGAGCACCGCCCCTGGCAACAACGGGGCCTCCACGCCAGCAGCGCCCTCAAGTGCCCTGGGTCCCAAGGCCAGCCCAGCTCCCAGCCACAATTCAGGCACCCCCGCCCCCTATGCCCAGGCTGTGGCCCCACCGGCCCCCAGTGGGTCCAGCACCACTCAGCCCCGGCCCCCCAGCGTCCAgcccggtgggggagggggcggcggaggcagcagcaacagcagcggAGGGGCAGGCACCGGCAAGCAGAACGGTGCCACCA gtTACAGCTCGGTGGTGGCAGACAGCCCGGCCGAGGTGGCTCTCGGCAGCAGTGGGGGCAACAATGCCAgcagccaggccctgggccccCCGTCTGGCCCCCACAACCCCCCTCCCAGTACCAC gAAGGAACCCAGTGCGGCAGCCCCAACAGGGGCTGGGGGTGTGGCCCCAGGCTCAGGGAACAACACAGGGGGTCCCAGCCTCCTGGTGCCGCTTCCTGTGAACCCCCCCAGTTCTCCGACACCCAGCTTCAGCGAGGCCAAGGCAGCTGGCGCCCTGCTCAACGGACCCCCACAGTTCAGCACCGCCCCGGAGATCAAG gctccTGAGCCTCTGAGCTCTCTCAAGTCCATGGCAGAGCGGGCAGCCATCAGCTCCGGCATCGAGGACCCTGTGCCAACACTGCACCTAACCGAGCGAG acATCATCTTGAGCAGCACGTCCGCGCCTCCAGCCTCAGCCCAACCACCCCTCCAGCTGTCGGAAGTGAACATCCCACTGTCACTGGGGGTGTGTCCACTGGGGCCCGTACCCCTCACCAAGGAGCAGCTGTACCAGCAGGCCATGGAGGAGGCCGCCTGGCATCACATGCCCCACCCCTCAGACTCCGAGCGTATCCG GCAGTACCTCCCTCGGAACCCCTGCCCGACGCCCCCCTACCACCACCAGATGCCACCCCCACATTCGGACACCGTGGAGTTCTACCAGCGCCTGTCCACCGAGACCCTCTTCTTCATCTTCTACTATCTGGAG GGCACGAAGGCACAGTACCTGGCAGCCAAGGCCCTGAAGAAGCAGTCCTGGCGATTCCACACCAAGTACATGATGTGGTTCCAGAGGCACGAGGAGCCCAAGACCATCACTGATGAGTTTGAGCAG GGCACCTACATCTACTTTGACTACGAGAAGTGGGGCCAGCGGAAGAAGGAAGGCTTCACCTTTGAGTACCGCTACCTGGAGGACCGGGACCTCCAGTGA
- the LENG1 gene encoding leukocyte receptor cluster member 1 has translation MNILPKKSWHVRNKDNVARVRRDEAQAREEEKERERRVLLAQQEARTEFLRKKARRQNSLPELEAAEAGAPTPGPVDLFRELLEEGKGVTRGNKEYEEEKRQEKERQEKALGILTYLGQSAAEAQTQPPWYQLPPGRGAPPPGPGPDEKIKQRLDPLREMQKHLKKKRQHSGDGGHSRKGKEGPDKQRPEARPSLDQLRAERLRREATERARAEALLARVRGTAPPEEQPVEMDERRGRYNSQFNPQWARRPANKTPALTDSWGDRRGRSCQPSYKTIYS, from the exons ATGAATATCTTGCCCAAGAAGAGCTGGCACGTCCGGAACAAAGACAATGTCGCCCGTGTGCGGCGTGACGAGGCTCAGGCccgggaggaggagaaagagcgTGAGCGGAGAGTGCTGCTCGCTCAGCAGGAG GCCCGCACAGAATTCCTACGGAAGAAAGCCAGGCGTCAGAACTCACTACCTGAGCTGGAAGCAGCAGAGGCAGGAGCCCCGACTCCCGGCCCTGTGGACCTATTCCGGGAGCTgctagaggaagggaaaggggtgaCCAGAGGCAACAAAGAGTACGAGGAAGAAAAGCGACAGGAGAAA GAGAGGCAGGAGAAAGCTCTGGGGATCCTCACATACCTGGGCCAGAGTGCTGCAGAAGCCCAGACTCAACCGCCTTGGTACCAGCTCCCCCCAGGGCGGGGGGCGCCCCCACCTGGCCCAGGTCCAGATGAAAAGATCAAGCAGCGCCTGGACCCTCTGCGGGAGATGCAGAAGCACTTGAAGAAGAAGAGGCAGCACAGTGGTGATGGTGGTCacagcagaaagggaaaggaggggCCGGACAAGCAGCGGCCGGAAGC ACGCCCATCCCTGGACCAGCTTCGAGCTGAACGTCTCCGGCGGGAAGCAACAGAGCGTGCTCGGGCAGAGGCCCTGCTGGCCCGAGTGAGGGGCACGGCCCCCCCGGAGGAACAGCCTGTGGAGATGGACGAACGGCGGGGGCGGTACAACTCCCAGTTCAACCCCCAGTGGGCCCGGCGCCCTGCCAACAAGACCCCAGCGCTTACGGACTCCTGGGGGGATAGGAGAGGCCGCAGCTGCCAGCCGTCATATAAAactatttattcataa
- the CNOT3 gene encoding CCR4-NOT transcription complex subunit 3 isoform X1, translating to MADKRKLQGEIDRCLKKVSEGVEQFEDIWQKLHNAANANQKEKYEADLKKEIKKLQRLRDQIKTWVASNEIKDKRQLIDNRKLIETQMERFKVVERETKTKAYSKEGLGLAQKVDPAQKEKEEVGQWLTNTIDTLNMQVDQFESEVESLSVQTRKKKGDKDQKQDRIEGLKRHIEKHRYHVRMLETILRMLDNDSILVDAIRKIKDDVEYYVDSSQDPDFEENEFLYDDLDLEDIPQALVATSPPSHSHMEDEIFNQSSSTPTSTTSSSPIPPSPANCTTENSEDDKKRGRSTDSEVSQSPAKNGSKPVHSSQHPQSPAVPPSYPSGPPPAASALSTAPGNNGASTPAAPSSALGPKASPAPSHNSGTPAPYAQAVAPPAPSGSSTTQPRPPSVQPGGGGGGGGSSNSSGGAGTGKQNGATSYSSVVADSPAEVALGSSGGNNASSQALGPPSGPHNPPPSTTKEPSAAAPTGAGGVAPGSGNNTGGPSLLVPLPVNPPSSPTPSFSEAKAAGALLNGPPQFSTAPEIKAPEPLSSLKSMAERAAISSGIEDPVPTLHLTERDIILSSTSAPPASAQPPLQLSEVNIPLSLGVCPLGPVPLTKEQLYQQAMEEAAWHHMPHPSDSERIRQYLPRNPCPTPPYHHQMPPPHSDTVEFYQRLSTETLFFIFYYLEGTKAQYLAAKALKKQSWRFHTKYMMWFQRHEEPKTITDEFEQGTYIYFDYEKWGQRKKEGFTFEYRYLEDRDLQ from the exons ATGGCGGACAAGCGCAAACTCCAAG GTGAGATTGATCGCTGCCTCAAGAAGGTGTCCGAGGGCGTGGAGCAGTTCGAAGACATTTGGCAGAAG CTCCACAATGCAGCCAACGCGAACCAGAAAGAGAAGTATGAGGCTGACCTAAAGAAGGAGATTAAGAAGCTTCAA CGGCTGAGGGACCAGATCAAGACATGGGTAGCGTCCAACGAGATCAAGGACAAGAGGCAGCTCATAGACAACCGCAAGCTCATCGAGACG CAAATGGAACGGTTCAAAGTTGTGGAGCGAGAGACCAAGACCAAAGCCTACAGCAAGGAGGGCCTGGGCCTGGCACAGAAGGTGGACCCCgcccagaaggagaaagaggaggttgGCCAGTGGCTCACG AATACCATCGACACCCTAAACATGCAGGTGGACCAGTTTGAGAGTGAAGTGGAGTCCCTGTCGGTGCAGACCCGCAAAAAGAAGGGTGACAAGGAT CAGAAGCAGGACCGGATCGAGGGCCTGAAGCGGCACATCGAGAAACATCGCTACCACGTGCGCATGCTGGAGACCATCCTGCGCATGCTGGACAATGACTCCATCCTCGTGGATGCCATCCGCAAGATCAAGGACGACGTCGAGTACTATGTTGACTCGTCCCAGGACCCCGACTTCGAGGAGAACGAGTTTCTCTATGACGACCTGGACCTCGAGGACATTC cacAGGCGCTGGTCgccacctccccccccagccACAGTCACATGGAGGATGAGATCTTCAACCAGTCCAGCAGCACACCCACCTCCACCACCTCCAGCTCTCCCATCCCACCCAGCCCGGCCAACTGCACCACA GAAAACTCTGAGGATGACAAGAAGAGGGGGCGCTCCACGGACAGTGAAGTCAGCCAG tCTCCAGCCAAAAATGGCTCCAAGCCCGTCCACAGCAGCCAGCACCCTCAATCCCCAGCTGTGCCGCCCAGCTACCCGTCTGGCCCCCCGCCCGCCGCCTCCGCCCTGAGCACCGCCCCTGGCAACAACGGGGCCTCCACGCCAGCAGCGCCCTCAAGTGCCCTGGGTCCCAAGGCCAGCCCAGCTCCCAGCCACAATTCAGGCACCCCCGCCCCCTATGCCCAGGCTGTGGCCCCACCGGCCCCCAGTGGGTCCAGCACCACTCAGCCCCGGCCCCCCAGCGTCCAgcccggtgggggagggggcggcggaggcagcagcaacagcagcggAGGGGCAGGCACCGGCAAGCAGAACGGTGCCACCA gtTACAGCTCGGTGGTGGCAGACAGCCCGGCCGAGGTGGCTCTCGGCAGCAGTGGGGGCAACAATGCCAgcagccaggccctgggccccCCGTCTGGCCCCCACAACCCCCCTCCCAGTACCAC gAAGGAACCCAGTGCGGCAGCCCCAACAGGGGCTGGGGGTGTGGCCCCAGGCTCAGGGAACAACACAGGGGGTCCCAGCCTCCTGGTGCCGCTTCCTGTGAACCCCCCCAGTTCTCCGACACCCAGCTTCAGCGAGGCCAAGGCAGCTGGCGCCCTGCTCAACGGACCCCCACAGTTCAGCACCGCCCCGGAGATCAAG gctccTGAGCCTCTGAGCTCTCTCAAGTCCATGGCAGAGCGGGCAGCCATCAGCTCCGGCATCGAGGACCCTGTGCCAACACTGCACCTAACCGAGCGAG acATCATCTTGAGCAGCACGTCCGCGCCTCCAGCCTCAGCCCAACCACCCCTCCAGCTGTCGGAAGTGAACATCCCACTGTCACTGGGGGTGTGTCCACTGGGGCCCGTACCCCTCACCAAGGAGCAGCTGTACCAGCAGGCCATGGAGGAGGCCGCCTGGCATCACATGCCCCACCCCTCAGACTCCGAGCGTATCCG GCAGTACCTCCCTCGGAACCCCTGCCCGACGCCCCCCTACCACCACCAGATGCCACCCCCACATTCGGACACCGTGGAGTTCTACCAGCGCCTGTCCACCGAGACCCTCTTCTTCATCTTCTACTATCTGGAG GGCACGAAGGCACAGTACCTGGCAGCCAAGGCCCTGAAGAAGCAGTCCTGGCGATTCCACACCAAGTACATGATGTGGTTCCAGAGGCACGAGGAGCCCAAGACCATCACTGATGAGTTTGAGCAG GGCACCTACATCTACTTTGACTACGAGAAGTGGGGCCAGCGGAAGAAGGAAGGCTTCACCTTTGAGTACCGCTACCTGGAGGACCGGGACCTCCAGTGA